The Raphanus sativus cultivar WK10039 chromosome 2, ASM80110v3, whole genome shotgun sequence DNA segment TCACCTGACGTTCTTATTAATAAGGCCTCACTCACTGATAAAGCTTATTCAGTAGATTACTTGGGAAGCAAGTTTGTTAATGAGATTGATTTATATCTTGTATAGCTGGATTATGCGGCGAAGAAGAAGAGTACTCCGGATGCTGAGAAGTACTATGCAGAAACTGTCTCTAGTTTGAACGATGTTCTTGCCAAGCTTGGTTAAACCATTTCAGTGCTCTgcatttttctttgtaaatctTATTgtctcttgatttttttttgtttcctgaGTACTTAAACTCAAATCCCTGAATCCGAATTTgtgtttcaagttttttttttaaccccAGAAAATGGCAATTTCTTGTGATGCATTAGCTTTGCCTCCaccaaattaaatattaaatttaaattgttcCATCAGGGTTCAGCTATAAGATAGTTTTGTTTCAATATGCACAAATTGACgtttttatttggaacactagattaaaagggcgggtatattttttgttttatatttaaaaaaaaaagttcttttttatttttcctttttaaatgattaataagaagttATAATAATTGtagtttttacatttaaaaactaatttttctatttatgtttttaattatatttgttttttttaattgtataatatttttaaatgattaataagactctttaataattatattaaaatagttggatcacacctatatcaataggtcatgttcatgttttaatagtatgaATCATATTTAATAAGTATTTTTAATCGAATAACCTATTCAAAACCCGTTAAACTGAATGAGTtgatatgaatatttatttgtattaaaaatcCCGTTAAACTCCGTTAatcataaaaaagaaatatcattaaTAACCCGTTTCaccattaattaattttttttgtaacaccattaattaatattaatattagttatctctattaaaatttcatttaaaaccCACTAAAACACATTTTAACATCATATGCTTTGTTAATCTATAAATTTAATGTATGTgtataacatttaaaatttgaataaattaatgtCTAGTTaaataaatcctaaattcttgGCTGAGATGTAAATGTTGTTGTTATAGTGTGataatgatttttgtataaaatatatcaaagttaATTATAATCTTAAATTATACTGTAATTTTTGGTggaaatagtatatattttatttttaaatatcagaGATAGAgaataaaaaatgaaactactataaatattttattctgtACTATTTTTAGCAAATATAAAGTGATTATAagtctttttactttttagccGATTATAAGTAATCATAAGTTAACGTTAATAATCAAGCTTTCCTCGTATTTGTTTCTGCGCATTTGCTTAGAAGTGTAGTCTTCACTTGCTGAATTGCAGAAACCCAGTGATCAAACTGTCGGTAATATTTGTTCGTGTTTTCACTTGTTGGATTTGATAAACCCAAAAAGAAGGAACACttattatacataaaattttcGGTAATATTTGTATTAGAAAGAAAAGGTGGTACCGAAATTTTAGGGTTAGAAGTTACAAATGATGTTTTGCCTAATAAAAAGTAATTacagttatatattattagGTAGGAATATGTGTTGGTTACGTTAAGGAGacagttaaattaaaaaaaaatttgtattgtTGAAATAATAATTGGACACAACCTTATATCAACTggtcatgttgaagaattaatagaatagatggtACTGGATTGTCAGATTCAACGTTTAGTCCACTAATCCAACAATAAATTGTATTTATAGTGTTAATTAAAACACAAATGATATTTGTGTGTAGTTTAAACAAAGACTTTTTCGATGAATTTGTCTTACTTCTAGCTTAATCCTCTGTAATTATGTACTCAATGACAGTGATTTTAACTTTAATTGGGCCTGATTAGTGCGGGCTCATGAGGCCCATGTCTCATGTTTCTTTTCATATTCGTTTGTAAACTCTACTTCTTCGTCTACCCTAATTTCACCGCGCGCCATTTCTCCGGCCATTTATCCGTCGTCACTCACTAACACAGTGAGTTCCCCGATGACGAGTGTAATCATTATTCCTTAATTCTCCTCTTTTCGTATTATTCGATCTTCTGATCGGAAGCAGACACTGATTGAGCGTTTCTGTGTATCTCCTCCGACAATGAGTATCTCCTCCGTCGCTAAGCGGTTCTCGCCCCCAATCCGACATTCGTCTCAATTACTCGGAGAATCTCTCCCTCGTCGCCTCTCATTACTTCTACAATCCTGCTCTGCCCCAACCCTGCTTCGTCAAGCCAAGCAAGTCCACGCCTTTCTTATCCTAAACAGAATCTCCGGCGACGAGAGGATCCTGGGGATGTACGCAATGTGCGGAAGCTTCTCCGATTGCGGCAAAATGTTTTACAGACTCGATTTGCAACGTCGCGGTAGCATCAGGCCGTGGAACTCGATCATCACCAGCTTCGTTCGAGTTGGTTTAATGAACCAAGCTTTGTCCTTTTACTTCAAGATGGTGATGTTTGGAGTTAGTCCCGACGTGTCCACTTTCCCTTGTCTGGTCAAAGCTTGCGTTGCGTTGAAGAATCCCAGAGGGGTTGAGTTCCTTAGAGACACGGTTTCTCGTCGTGGAATGGATTGTAACGAGTTCGTGGCTAGTTCTTTGATCAAAGCTTACATCGAGTATGGAAAGATCGGTGTCGCGAGTGAGTTGTTTGGTAGAGTAGGGAAGAGAGACTGTGTTATATGGAATGTGATGCTTAATGGGTATGCAAAGTGTGGGGATTTAGATAGTGTTATGAATGGGTTTAGTGGGATGAGGATGGAGAAGATTAGTCCCAATGTTGTCACTTTCGATTGTGTTTTATCGGTGTGTGCCTCTAAGTCGTTGATTGGTCTCGGAGTTCAGCTTCATGGTCTAGCTGTTGTTTCCGGTTTGGATTTTGAAGGATCTATCAAGAACTCGCTTCTGTCTATGTATTCGAAATGTGGGAGTTTTGATGATGCGTGTAAGTTGTTTCGGATGATGTCTCGTGCTGATACGGTGACATGGAACTGCATGATATCGGGATATGTTCAGAGTGGGCTAATGGAAGAAAGCTTAGTTTGTTTCTCTGAGATGGTATCTTCAGGTGTCTTACCTGACGCTATCACATTTTCTAGTTTGCTTCCATCAGTCTCTAGGTTTGAGAACCTCGAGTATTGTAGGCAAATTCATTGTTATATCATGAGACATAGCATACcgttggatatcttcttaacgAGTGCTCTTATTGATGCATATTTCAAGTGTAGGGGTGTCTCAACGGCGCGAAAGATTTTCAGACAGTGTAACTCAGTCGATGTTGTTGTGTTCACGGCAATGATCTCCGGGTATTTGCATAACGGCTTGTATACCGATGCGTTAGATATGTTTAGGCGGCTGGTTGATTTGCGAATATGTCCTAATGAGATAACTCTGGTGTCTATTCTACCGGTAATTGGAGGTTTGTTGGCATTGAAACTCGGGAGGGAGCTTCATGGTTTCATCATCAAGAACGGTTTCGATAAGAGTTGCAATATAGGATCAGCTGTTATCGATATGTATGCTAAGTGCGGAAGAATGGATCTTGCTCATGAAATCTTTAGGAGACTCTCTAAGAAGGATATTGTTTCGTGGAACTCGATGATCACACGTTGCGCTCAGAGCGATGATCCAAGTGCGGCTATTGATGTTTTCCGTCAGATGGGAGTTTCGGGAATCGGTTTTGATTCTGTTAGTATCTCAAGTGTCCTCTCTGCTTGTGCCAGCGTAGCTTCGGAAAGCTTTGGGAAAGCTGTTCACTGTTTCATGATAAGGCATAGTTCACTTTCTTCTGATGTATATAGCGAGAGTACGTTGATAGGTATGTATGCTAAGTGCGGAAACCTTGAATCCGCAATGAATGTGTTTGAGAGGATGGAAGAGAAGAACATTGTCTCGTGGAACACCATCATCGCTGCGTATGGTAACCACGGGAGGCTAAAGGATTCTCTCCGTCTGTTTCGTGAAATGGTTGAAAACAACGGAGTACGTCCTGATCAAATCACGTTTCTTGAGATAATATCTTCGTGTTGTCACGCTGGAGATGTCGACGAAGGAGTTCGTTTCTTCAGATCAATGACTGAAGAGTACGGAATCCAACCGCAGCAGGAGCACTACGCTTGCTTAGTTGATCTGTTTGGAAGAGCTGGTCGGTTAAACGAAGCTTATGAAACCGTCAAGGGAATGCCGTTTGCTCCAGATGCAGGAGTTTGGGGAACGTTACTTGGAGCCTGTCGGCTTCACAAGAATGTGGAACTTGCTAAAGTTGCTTCGAGCAGGTTAATGGATTTGGATCCGGGGAACTCTGgttattatgttttgatttcGAATGCACATGCTGATGCTGGAGAATGGGGAGGTGTGACTAAAGCAAGAAGTATAATGAAAGAGAGAGGAGTTGAGAAAGTGCCCGGTACTAGTTGGATCGAAATCAACAAAACAAAGCGTTCGTTTGTTTCCGGCGATGAAAATCAACCTGAGATGCATTCTTTACTAAATTTACTTCTTGAAGAGCTGAAGCTAGAAGGCTATGTTCCACAGCCTTACCTTCCAATGCATCCACATTCATCGAGAAAACTAAATCCAGCAGAGAAAGGAATGGTAGATGCAAACAACGTATAGGTataatattatatcttttaGTCAGATTTAAACATTGggttaagtttaaaaaaaaaatgtttattcaAGCATGGCCTGTGTGTGTCTGTTCTCGTGTTGAAGCAGTTGCAGAGATGTAGTAAGCAACAGCGAAAAGGCCGTGAATGAAACAGAGGATTCCTCCTATGGACAGAACCCGATGATGTGAAATCCCACAGCCTCTCCTCGATCTTGAGTTTGCCATTGTCCCTACGATCAACATGGAGAATGCAATTGCCAGTATGATCCTGAGAACACACAGATAAAAAAGGTCTTGAGTCAAATCTCTCTGCATGTTTCCTCTTCACACAAGAAGAATTTATACATTGTTTTGTATATGTAGTGTTTGGAGTTTGGACTAACCAGGAGAATATCAGTGAGGCCACAGCTAGCTGTCTGTTGGCAGAGGATTTTTCAAGGTCTTGTCTTGAGACAACACAGAGGCACCCACCAAGAAAATTAGCCGTTACATGGGCTAACACTAAAAGGATACATGCAGCTAAACCGTACTTGAAGGCTGTGTGACTTGGGTCTCTACACTCGAATATCCACATCTTCAAATGCTTCACCTGCACCCcccaaaacaaacaaattagCTGAAATCCGCAACTACTATCTAGttttggtgtgtgtgtgtgtgtgtaatgTACCTTATTCTGAGCTACTTCGGCTTCAATGCCGAGAATGCCAGCTGAAACATCCATGGCTAGGATCAAGAAGCAGATGAAGAACCCTACATTCCTCGACATTTTTCTTCTTACAGTTTTTGATCTGCAATGAAACAAGTTCTTACCAGCAAACAAAGAAGCAGAAAGGgttgtttttgttgttgaagTAGTAACTTGCACTTTGTATTTATAGCAGATAGAGTTTTAAGCTTTACATTCTCTAGGTTGGATGGAATAAGAATAAAGTGGAACATAAGTTTCCTCTCTTGCATTTTTACTAAAGATCATGTTAGAGAATAAAAGTTTAGCTGTGATTCTTGGTGtaaaaacttcttttttttccaatgatattttaacttttttgcACTTTTGTTTGAAGGACAAACAATGCATTAAGCTTATTATTCATGAGATAATCGAAATGAATTGTTTTGAAAGAACAAACTCATATTTTAAAGGCATAAtcaatgaaatttattttggctAGTTGTTTAATTATATGCTTTTTAAGCCAGCTGCTTAACTGTATTTGTGTTCTTTATTCCTCCCTTCCATgttcatgaaaaaaaaactttttaatattcgGATTCTTGACAAAGCAGCCAAGCAAAGAAGAAAAACTTTTGCGGTTTTGAAACGCTTTATTTCGCCCAATATTAGTGTTTTGCAGTTGATGTGCCCAATAAATTAAGATGGGCTGAATGGCCCAAATAAACAGGCTTCAAACAAAGCTAATCACGTCTCGTTGGCCATGTCGTGGCTAACGTCAAAAGCGTAACGGATTCTGCAAAGCACGAGAAGGCggtgatgacatgtcttatgtTATGTGTTTCTTTGATGCTTTATGAGACTATTGTGATATATGGCCTTTCTCGTAAAACTCTTAGAATGTTACAACAACCTagtgatgtagcggaagctacGATAACACAATGAATCCTATTTAGTCTGAGAATACCTAGGATCAAAGTCTTCTTGATTCGTTGAGAACTCTCGAGTTCTAGCCGTAACAaggaaactagattttgacccgcgcttcgaaagcgcggatattattttttacttttatgaaatatattatttgtttgtaattattgaacatatttattttagtaaaattttctttataataaatttgacacacatagtgtctctggtaaactatgtgtttctctgactttgttttattccctctccaatcaacatatcgaagcgcggatattattttttacttttatgaaatatattatttgtttgtaactattgaatgtatttatcttagtaaaaatttctttataataaatttgacatatagagtgtctctggtaaactatgtatttatctggctttattttattccttctccaatcaacatatttatttggcttgttgttaaaataaatgattttagaacgcaactgtttactttgatattttgtttaaacaatgtgacatatttctgtattaattgtgttcaattaaatatttacattgtaatttaaatttgtatacaaatcaacatatttgtgtagtttgttattaaaaaaatgatttgaatccaaatgtaagtactcttatagtgattttttcagttcatataattttttaaaatatatttatttcaactgaaccaattaatattttgttaaattggcccgtgaaatatatttttatacatcgatattcaaaagatctggtaactaacgatactcaaaagatctggaccgaatcaggttatatggttatttttattacaaatatccgaacccgttttagatacattggttatttagatatttttaggttcctatacatcagaaccgaattcatccagatctagaatgatccaactcaaaatccacacataagtttataatattcaagcgggacttggttaccaaaaaaaaaagatacccgaaaagaacaacatgtaccaatagacagataatgttcatgtctaaatgattatataaattaataaaaaactgttttatgtgttttagcctttgctaaattaagtgaaatagaaagagttttttatcaagtaaaataattatatggagtggaaaattaagtgacaataaatgtaggacattttaagtattttgatttaagttattattttattcacaaaacatatttttgaactatgtttttgggtacgtaattttccaccgattgtaactaaaataaaaatattttagtaaaataaaataaaccaaatatttaatcatatgtaaaacctaattatttagcatttttgattttataattggcacaaagttaatattgattaactaataaataaaaatatgcactattattattatggtaatataattaatgatgtaatttattattaaggtaatataattaattaaattgttaaactaagtgaaatatggaaatacaattaatagatactactatttaagtttccaaacactccattttttatagctataaccaaacacaccaaaaaattttattaatcttatccaagtatccaaacgcaccgaatttgtacttcacctttaataagatagataaaaggatttcaaacctctctttataaaatatcaatatcaatAATCTGAATACAAACGTAAGCctagacggctatatataataaaacccaaaaatcctaaataataaagataattagctaattaataaaatcaataataagatatttgtaaatattccaaatatctatctacatcattttctccgggttggagaagattcgtcctcgaatcttgatcGTAGTCTTCGAATCCAAAACGTTTTCCCATGAAAATtcttcctcgaatcttcaataACATGTTTTGCACGATCTTTGCACGGATTTGCTTGTAACTCGAATCTTCATAAATCcgtttttttacaaaatttgcACGCAACAAATTATTAAGATCCTGCACAAAATCTTCATCAATATGATTCTGCCCtctctttataaaatatcaatatcaatAATCTGAATAATCTGAATACAAACGTAAGCCTAAAcggctatatataataaaacccaaaaaccttaaataataaaaataattagctaactaataaaatcaataataaagtatttgtaaatattccaaatatctatTTACATCACCTAGTAAAGTAATGTTGCTGTTCTTGGTATGATTAAGAGCTTCACTGACTGAGACATTTGAACAATCAAATAAGCAGTAGATTATCATTTAATCTATGAATACATGGCATCATTTCTGTAAATATACCCTTTACTATTCAGGTAAAACTTCTCAtctttttgataaatatagtAGTGATATAGATCTCTACCTACCATCATCAATAACCTAAATTTAACTAGATAGCCATAGTTCTCCTTGGACACTTAACTTGCATCTCacgaaaatagaaaattttgttCTCTCTCTGCCACCGCAACACACACATCATGATTATATTCCAGTTTTTTATTTGTAACTATTGTGACCATAGTTGTCATAACTACATTCTAATTTTATCTAATGCATAACTATCAGGACAATGACACCAACCTTTGTGCTTCGTTTTTATTTGCCGTTACTAGTTACAAAGTCTATTTTCTGTAAGATACAATCAGTATGTGTATTGGTTGGTTATTCGGACAGCTTTTGGAACCAAAATTTGTTAATCAGTTTATCTTAAACACATTGGAGATTGGTCTATAAACCCAAGAGAAAGGCTTGAAGAATGTTATCAAAGCAGAGTTTGTGAAAAGAACTCTGAAAATGAATGGTTCTATTAGATTGTGTTTTGTTGCTATAGCATTTGGTTTTGTGTTAATCATAAATGGAGAGCCTAGCTTTGCAACAACACCTGAAATTGCCGATCCTCCACAGACACCAATCGTGGCTGACTCTCCTGCTGAGTCCCCAGAAGGCGATATTATGCTAGATGTATGTAGTCTAATGGTTTTGGATATGTGAGGAACCAAGATTGTTTTAATTGCTTATCTGTTCATTAATTGCTTTCTGTGTTCACCCTACAGATGGGAGACGATATACCAGATGCTCCCCCCGCCCCACCACCTTTCGTCCCCGAGTTCCCGGTATGTAGTTTAAGGCCATCAGCATCTCTCTGTATCTCATTAAATGAACCACGTTACATCGCTGTGTTTACATCTGTTACCATATCTGTTCTTTTTCACGTCAACTGTTTCGATAAAAAcaggtttatatattttacttggGGGAGAGGAAACACGATGATCCTCAGTTGGTGACTCGATCACATCTTGAAATCTTGAAATCGGTTCTTGGAAGGTAAATGAGTGGTTGCATTGAAGATTCTCGTGTATACAACTTTAGCTAACATTTTTGTTTGAATCTAATGTTACAGCGAAGAAGCAGCCAATAAGTCAATGATCTACAGTTATCACCATGGCTTTTCCGGCTTTGCAGCCAAGCTCAATCCAGCAGATGCAAAGACACTGAAATGTGTTATACatatctctctcttgttcacGAGTTATGCAAAAGTTAAAACACCGAATGTGGTTttgttaaattgttttttttttcctgtctACCAGATCATCCtgaagttattatttttatcgaAAACCGAAAACTTGTGATGCAAACAACAAGGACATGGGATTACTTAGGTCTTTTTTCAACTCCAGCTTCATGTGAAGGTCTTCTAAATGAGACCGACATGGGAAGTGGGGCTATTATTGGCGTTATTGACTCTGGTATTACATCAATCTCTATGTCAGTATTGTTACATTCTCAGATTTTCTCAGCAGAACAGTAACAATCTCGATATTATATGAGCAGGGATATGGTCAGAATCAGCCGTCTACAACGACAATGGATATGAACCAATACCAAAACATTGGAAAGGAGAATGCGTATCCGCGGACCAGTTCTGTCCTTCAGATTGCAACAAAAAGCTTATCGGAGCTAAATACTACATGCATGGTCTCAACGCAGATCTCAAAACAAGTATCAACAGTAGTGTGGAACATCTATCTCCAAGAGATCATAATGGCCACGGGACTCAAGTATCCTCAACGGTAGCTGGTTCTTTCGTTTCTAACGTGGCGTTTCCAGGCCTCCCACGTGGTTCAACCATGAGAGGTGGCGCTCCTAAGGCGCGTATAGCCATGTATAAAGCATGCTGGGACGTGGAAGGAGGATTGTGTTCGGTTGCTGATGTATGGAAAGCTTTTGATGAGGCCATTCACGACGGTGTTGATGTTTTGTCGGTTTCTATCGGCGGTGCAGCAAAGATCAAGTCTCTTGACGTTGAAATAGATATCGCGATTCCAGCGTTACACGCCGTGAATAGAGGCATTCCTGTTGTTTCTCCAGCTGGTAACGGAGGACCTCGTAGTTCGTCGGTTATTAACGTTTCTCCATGGATATTAACTGTGGCTGCAACCACCCTTGACCGCTCTTTTCCCACACTGGTCACACTCGGGAACAACAAAACGTTGcgggtatatatatattcacattccAACTCTAGATTTTCAACTCAGGTCGCAGTGAAACATTGGTTTTGTCCCctaaaattataagaaatatttgtatgaatataagtttttttcaaatatattttattgaagTTCTTAGTAAATTTTATAGTCTCCAAAATTTCAGAACCGATGCAAAGTGCAAAGATAGTTaactttcttttttggtttggtttgtttttcaGGGTGAGAGTATCTACACAGGACCTGAGATTGGCTTCACTGAACTGCTGTTTAGTACGGATCATAAAGACATTACTATAGCCAAGGGTAAAGTTGCGATGTACTTTGAAGCAGATGGAAAGGTGCCTATGCCAGACATAGTTCAGGAAAATGGTGCTGTTGGTGTAATTTATGTGAGAAATATGAATGATCTTCTTGAATGTCCCGTCAACTTTCCATGTATCTTCATGGATTTCGACACTGCCTCCGACATATATTTCTACATGGAAACTACAACCAGGTTATCTTCACATCAAAAATAACATCTAATTTTCTCACATATGACACATGACATATGAGTATCTGACTTGTTGTGTCTTTGTTTGCAGCACACCCAAGATTAAGATAAGTCCATCCAAGATGGTAATTGGTGAACGTGTAGCAAGTAGAGTGGGAGTAACATCGGCGAGAGGGCCTAGTTCCATTTCACCTGCCATTCTTAAGGTTTTGTTTTCATCTCTTTTGGATCACTCCAAATCCtacatatttaacaaaaaattgattcttttattttattttaatttgttcatacgtattaaaaatacaataaattttatctgcttattagtttttaataaatttaaataaatagtaatttaataaattcaactatttaaaaaaaaaagattatggtCTACTActattaaataacataatttttctataaaacatcttaaacaaattatttttctaaaatatttatctttgtAGAACAAAAGTAGTAATAAACTTTCTTTTTCCGTGTGATGCAGCCAGATATAGCAGCCCCGGGTGTGTCCTTACTAACACCTAGAATACCTACAGATGAAGACACAAGAGAGTTTGCTTACTCAGGAACATCAATGGCAACT contains these protein-coding regions:
- the LOC108834844 gene encoding pentatricopeptide repeat-containing protein At4g21300: MSISSVAKRFSPPIRHSSQLLGESLPRRLSLLLQSCSAPTLLRQAKQVHAFLILNRISGDERILGMYAMCGSFSDCGKMFYRLDLQRRGSIRPWNSIITSFVRVGLMNQALSFYFKMVMFGVSPDVSTFPCLVKACVALKNPRGVEFLRDTVSRRGMDCNEFVASSLIKAYIEYGKIGVASELFGRVGKRDCVIWNVMLNGYAKCGDLDSVMNGFSGMRMEKISPNVVTFDCVLSVCASKSLIGLGVQLHGLAVVSGLDFEGSIKNSLLSMYSKCGSFDDACKLFRMMSRADTVTWNCMISGYVQSGLMEESLVCFSEMVSSGVLPDAITFSSLLPSVSRFENLEYCRQIHCYIMRHSIPLDIFLTSALIDAYFKCRGVSTARKIFRQCNSVDVVVFTAMISGYLHNGLYTDALDMFRRLVDLRICPNEITLVSILPVIGGLLALKLGRELHGFIIKNGFDKSCNIGSAVIDMYAKCGRMDLAHEIFRRLSKKDIVSWNSMITRCAQSDDPSAAIDVFRQMGVSGIGFDSVSISSVLSACASVASESFGKAVHCFMIRHSSLSSDVYSESTLIGMYAKCGNLESAMNVFERMEEKNIVSWNTIIAAYGNHGRLKDSLRLFREMVENNGVRPDQITFLEIISSCCHAGDVDEGVRFFRSMTEEYGIQPQQEHYACLVDLFGRAGRLNEAYETVKGMPFAPDAGVWGTLLGACRLHKNVELAKVASSRLMDLDPGNSGYYVLISNAHADAGEWGGVTKARSIMKERGVEKVPGTSWIEINKTKRSFVSGDENQPEMHSLLNLLLEELKLEGYVPQPYLPMHPHSSRKLNPAEKGMVDANNV
- the LOC108820080 gene encoding protein DESIGUAL 2, whose translation is MSRNVGFFICFLILAMDVSAGILGIEAEVAQNKVKHLKMWIFECRDPSHTAFKYGLAACILLVLAHVTANFLGGCLCVVSRQDLEKSSANRQLAVASLIFSWIILAIAFSMLIVGTMANSRSRRGCGISHHRVLSIGGILCFIHGLFAVAYYISATASTREQTHTGHA
- the LOC108839445 gene encoding subtilisin-like protease SBT3.1, with translation MCIEKGLKNVIKAEFVKRTLKMNGSIRLCFVAIAFGFVLIINGEPSFATTPEIADPPQTPIVADSPAESPEGDIMLDVYDIPDAPPAPPPFVPEFPVYIFYLGERKHDDPQLVTRSHLEILKSVLGSEEAANKSMIYSYHHGFSGFAAKLNPADAKTLKYHPEVIIFIENRKLVMQTTRTWDYLGLFSTPASCEGLLNETDMGSGAIIGVIDSGIWSESAVYNDNGYEPIPKHWKGECVSADQFCPSDCNKKLIGAKYYMHGLNADLKTSINSSVEHLSPRDHNGHGTQVSSTVAGSFVSNVAFPGLPRGSTMRGGAPKARIAMYKACWDVEGGLCSVADVWKAFDEAIHDGVDVLSVSIGGAAKIKSLDVEIDIAIPALHAVNRGIPVVSPAGNGGPRSSSVINVSPWILTVAATTLDRSFPTLVTLGNNKTLRGESIYTGPEIGFTELLFSTDHKDITIAKGKVAMYFEADGKVPMPDIVQENGAVGVIYVRNMNDLLECPVNFPCIFMDFDTASDIYFYMETTTSTPKIKISPSKMVIGERVASRVGVTSARGPSSISPAILKPDIAAPGVSLLTPRIPTDEDTREFAYSGTSMATPVIAGIVALLKIMHPTWSPAAIKSALATTATRTDPHGEILTAGGSAQKLATAFDYGGGLVNMEKATDPGLVYDMDINGYVQYLCSEALYTDKRVSALTGNVIKKCPCSSSSILDLNVPSITIPNLKGHVTVTRTVTNVGNVDSVYKAVVEAPLGFNVMVSPEKLVFDNETNKAEFTVCVSSGTHRVNTDFFFGSLTWSDGLHNVTIPIAARTRFIDNFFL